The DNA region AAGCAGCGGCAGGATGCCGAAATTGACCAGGTTGGCCCGGTGGATGCGGGCCAGCGACTTGGCCACCACGGCGGCCACGCCCAGGTAGCGCGGGCCCAGGGCGGCGTGCTCGCGGCTCGAGCCCTGGCCGTAGTTCTCGCCGCCGAGGATCACGCCCTTGCCGAGCTTCTTGATGCGCGGCACGAACTCGGCGTCCACCCGGCTGAAGATGTATTCGCTGATGGCCGGGATGTTGGAGCGCAGCGCCGTGATCTGCGCCCCGGCCGGCAGGATGTGGTCCGTGGTGATGTCGTCGCCGACCTTGAGCGCCACTTGCGCCTCGATGGTCGCCGGCAGCGGGGTGAACGGCGGCAGCGGGGCGATGTTGGGGCCGCGCTGGATGTCCACGTCCGCGCCGTCGGCCGGCGGATAGAGGAACAGGCTGCGGATGCTCGGGGCGTCGGCCGGCAGTTCGGCCTTGGCCGGGGCCTCGCCCCAGCCGGCCGGGTCGGTGAAGGCGCCATTGAGCGCGGCCATGGCCGCCGTCTGCGGGCTGACCAGGTAGACCTTGGCGTCCTGGGTGCCCGAGCGGCCCTCGAAGTTGCGGTTAAACGTCCTGGCGCTCACGCCGCCGGACACCGGCGAGCCGCCCATGCCGATGCACGGGCCGCAGGCGCACTCCAGCAGCCGGGCGCCGGCGTCGAGGAGCGCGTCGATGCGCCCCCTGGCCGAGAGCATCTTGAGCACCTGCTTGGAGCCCGGGGCGATCAGCAGGTCCGTGGCGGGATCGATGCGCTTGCCGGAAAGGATGTCGGCCACGGCCATGAGGTCGGCAAACGACGAGTTGGTGCACGAGCCGATGCACGACTGGTCCACCTTCATGCCGGCAAGCTCGGCGATGGTCACGGCCCGGTCGGGCATGTGCGGCGCGGCGGCCATGGGCACGAGCGTCGCCAGGTCGATTTCGACCACCTCGTCGTAGGTGGCGTCCGGGTCGGCGGCCAGTTCCGTGAAGTCCCCGGGTCGGCCCATGGCGGTCAGGAAGGCTTTCGTCGCCGCGTCGCTGGGGAAAATCGAGGTCGTGGCCCCGAGCTCGGCGCCCATGTTGGTGATGACGGCGCGTTCGGGCACGGACAGCGTGGCCACGCCTTCTCCGGCGTACTCGATGACCTTGCCGACGCCCCCCTTGACCGTGAGCAGGCCCAGGAGCTTGAGGATGACGTCCTTGGCCGTGGCCCAGCCGGTGAGCCGGCCGGTCAGGTTGACCTTGACCACCTTGGGCATGGCGATGACATAGGCCTCGCCGGCCATGGCCAGGGCCACCGACAGACCGCCCGCGCCCATGGCCATGGCGCCGACGCCGCCGGCCGTGGGCGTGTGGGAGTCGGAGCCGACGAGCGTCTTGCCGGGCTTGGCGAAATTTTCCAGGTGCAGCTGGTGGCAGATGCCGGTGCCCGGGGGCGAGAAGATGATGCCGTACTTGGCGGCCACGGTGCGCAGGTAGGCGTGGTCGTCGGGATTGCGGAACCCCATCTGCAGGGTGTTGTGGTCCACGTAGCTCACGGACAGTTCGGTGCGCACGCGCGGCAACCCGATGGCCTCGAACTGGAGGTAGGCCATGGTGCCGGTGGCGTCCTGGGTGAGCGTCTGGTCGATGCGCAGGGCGATTTCGGACCCCGGGGTCATTTCGCCGGCGACAAGATGGTCCTTGATGATTTTTTGCGTCAGGTTGAGCGACATGGGAAGGAGTCCTTTTGATCTGTCGGGAAAGGGGGAAAATGTCCGGCCTGCATGCCTTCCCCGGCCGGTGAAGTCAAGGGGCCGGCTCTTGGGGCTTGACAAGGCGTCTTGACAGTCTCGGCCCTCGGGCGCAAACGGGGAGTATCAGGAAAAGGAGCGTTTCATGGACTTCAAGGCTGTCATGGCGGCCCGCCGGGCCGTCAATTTCTTCGATCCCGACCGCGACGTGCCCCAGGCCGACCTGGAGGCGATACTCGAGACCGCCGTGCGTGCCCCGTCGAGCTTCAACCTCCAGCCCTGGAAGGTGGCCGTGCTGCGCGACCCGGCCCGCAAAGCCAGGCTGCGCGAGCTGGCCTGGAACCAGCCCAAGGTCACCGAGGCCCCGGTGGTCCTGCTGTTTCTGGCCGACAGGCAAGCCTGGGCGATGTACGAGCCGTCCTTCGAGCGCCAGTTTTCCTACCTCATGGAGTCGGGCCGCTACAAGCCGGAAGAACGCGCCGCCTTCGCCGGCGCGGTGGAAAGCCTCTACGGCGGGACCCCGGAAAAATCCCTGGCCTTCGCCGTGAAAAACACCGCTTTCCTGGCCATGACCGTCATGTACGCCGCCGCCGACGCCGGCTACGTCACCCACCCCATGGACGGCTTCGACCACGACGGCGTGCGGGCCGCCTTTGGCATTCCCGATCGGTTCTGGATTCCCCTGCTCATGGCCGTGGGCCACCTCAAGCCGGGCGCGACCGTGGCGCCGCCCAAATGGCGCTTCGCTCCCGACGATATCCTTTATACCCTGCCCGAATAGGGCGTTGGAGTGACACCATGCGCTATCTTCCCGCGACGATCCTGCTGGCCGGCCTCCTGTGGGCTCCGTGCACCGCCCAGGCCCAGGCCCCCAATTCCCTGCTCCTCGGTTCGCCGGCCCAGGCCACCGAACCGGCGGACAAGCCGGCCGAAGCCGCCGGCCCCGTCGTCGACGGCGCCACCCTGGACCCGGCCCATACCTCCGCCGTGTTCTGGATACGCCACGTCATCGCCCCGGTGGCCGGCCGGTTCGATGCCGTGGCCGGCAGCGTCGACATCCCCCCCGGCAATCCGGCCAAGGGCCGCGTGGCCTTCACCGTGCAGACCAAAAGCGTGGATACCGGCGTGGCCGCCCGCGACAAGCACCTCAACACGCCGGATTTCCTGGATACCGCCGCGTATCCGGAAATGCGGTTCGCCAGTGAACGCGTGAGCCCGCTTCGCCGCAACCTCTATGCCGTCACCGGCAAGCTCACCATCAAGGACGTGACGAAGACCGTCACCATCCCGGTCAGATACCTGGGCACCAAGCCCCATCCCATGATGCCCTGCGTGGACGCCTCGGGCTACGAGGCCGTCTATTCCCTCAACCGCCTGGAATACCACGTGGGCACGGGCAAGTTCTTCAAGATGGGCGCCGTCGGTGACACGGTCGACATGCGCCTGGCCGGCGAAACGTTGCGCAAGCGGCCGGGGTGCGTGGAGGGGAAGTAGGGGGAAGGAAAGCAATGGTGGTCGATTGGGGATGCGGATGCCTCCGGCGGCCGGGGGGCATGATGCCCCCCGGACCCCCCCGGCGTTGCCGACCGTAGTCCCAGCCGCCCCATCCGGGGGGTCCGGGGGGGATGATCCCCCCCGGCCGCCGGAGGCAAGCCTTTACGCCGTGCCCTCCTCGTCGGGCAGCACCTTGATGGCCACCAGCGTCACGTCGTCTTCCGGCTGCGCGTCGCCGAGAAACTCCCGCAACCCGGCCAGCACGGCGTCGACGAGAGCCGCCGCCGGTTCCCCGTGGTGGCGGCCGAGCAGCGCCCGCACGCGGTCCTTGCCGAACATCTCGCCAGCGGCGTTTCGCGCTTCCCACAGGCCGTCGGTGGCGAGCAGGGCCACCTGGCCGGGCTTCATGCCCTCGGCGGAATTTTCGGCGTAGCGGGCCTCGGTGACGATGCCCAGCGGCGGCCCGCCCTTGTCCGGGATGTCCTGGGCCAGGCCGGTGGCCGCGTCGTAGAGGATGATGGGGTCGTGGCCGGCGCGCACCCAGTGCAGGCGTTTTTTCTCGGTGTCGATGGCCAGGTAGAACAGCGTCATGAAGCGGCCGGAGTCGGCCAGGTCGGCGCACAGCAGCTTGTTGACGTCGTCGATGACGGCGGCCAGCGACCCCGGCTGGAAGGAGCGCATGCGCAGAAAGGCCCGGGCGGTGGTCATGAGCAGGGCGGCGGCGATGCCGTGGCCGGTGACGTCGCCGATGATGACGCCGAAGCGGTTTTTGTCCTCGTTGGGTTCGTGGATGAAATCGAAGTAGTCGCCGCCGGTCTCGTCGCTGTAAAGGCTCAGGCCGGCGATGTCGAAGCCGGGCAGGCCCGGGGCGGCTTGGGGCAGGAGGTTGCGCTGGACCTCCTCGGCCAGGGCCAGGGCCTGGCGCAGCAGCTCGTTTTTGCGCTGGATCTCCAGGCGCGCCTCGTTGATTTCCCGGTTGATGACCCGCATCAGGGCCTGGGAGCGGTCCTTCTGGGCTTCCAGGCGCTCGCGCGAGGCGTTGGCCCGGGCGAGCGCCCGGGACAGCGAGCGGATTTCGCGTTCCAGGCTTTCCACCTCGCCGGCCGGGCAGGGCAGGCCGTCGCCCAGGGGCAGGGCGGCCCTGGCCGGCTCGCCGCCGAGCACCACGGTCACCAGGGAGCCGCTTTGCAGGTGCAGGGGCAGGCCCGGGGCGGCGGCGCTCAGTTCGCCGTGGCAGGAGAAGCCGGCCAGGGGCGTGCCCGGCGGTAGGGCGGCGGCGAGTTGGGTGATTTCCTCCTCGGCCTTGGTGCCGAGGATGTCCTTTCTCGTGGAGCAGGAAAAAAGCAGCGCCCCGGCCGGCGTGAAGCCGAAAGCCGCTTCCTTGCCCAGGCTTTTGGCCATCTCGCGGATGTCGGCCAGCATTTCCGGGCGGTCGGCCTGGGCCAGCTGGACCATGGCCCCTTCGGGCACGCCGGCCGGGAACTGGATGCTGCCGTCGCCCTCGCTGTAGAAAGCCGGGGCGCGCAGGATGAAGTCCTTGTGCTTTTCGCAGGCGATGGCCAGGGGCAGTTCCGTGGCCGGTTCGGCGTGGGGGCCGAGGTAGTGGCGGTAGAAATCGAGCGCCGTGCCCTCGCCGATGCGGTGCACGACGGTGCCCTCGACCCCGGTCACCCGGGACAGGCCGCCCACGGGCCGCCAGCCGCGCGACAGGCGAAAGGCCACCGGGATATCGCCGGTAAGCAGCAGGAAGGGCGCGGCGTGGATGCAGATCTCGCGGCCGAAAAACTGGCGCAACGGCCGCCGGTCGGCCAGGTGCCGGCCGGCCAGGCCGCCGAACAGCAGGGCTTTCGGGCCGATGGCGGCGGCCAGTTCCTGGCCGAACTCCTGCGCGCCGCCCCGGCCGCCGTCCGGGAAGGCCAGGCCGAGGGCGACCTCGCCGGGGAGTCCCCCGCGCACGGCCTCGAAGGCCTCGCGGGCTTGCCGGCGGGGATCGGCCCCGGGCGCGGCGAAATCCCGGGCCACGCCCGTGAGGCAGCCGATGCCGTCGCCGGCGAAGGCGACCAGTAGCACCGAATCGTCGCTGACGCCGGCGGCGGCGGACATCTCGCCGGCCGAGGTGGCGCCGACCAGGGGAACGCCGGGAAACACGTCTTCGATCACGTCCAGGATGGCGTTGTGATCGTAGCCGACGCCGGTGAACAGAAGCAATCCGACGGGGGGCGCGCCGCCAAGCTGGTCGCGGCACGAGGCCGCCGCGCCACGGGCGGCGCAGTCGGCATCCAGGCATTTGGCGTGCCCGACAGCCATGCGCAACATGGGGACCTCCGGGCCTTGGGCCGAAACTCGATTTGATGATCGGGCGCGGCCGGGCCGCGCCCATTTGGCAAAGATCGGTCTTTTTCGGCAAAAGGCAAGGCTCAGGTCATGTACCAGCCGCCGTTGACCGAGACGGTCTGGCCGGTGACATACCCGTTTTCGGCCAGGGCCACGACCATGGCGGCGGTCTCCTCCACCGTGCCGAAGCGGCCCACGGGCAGGAAATCGGGCTTGGCCACCGGGTTTTGGGAAACCATGTCCGTGGCGATGAGCGCCGGGGCGACGACATTGGCCGTGATCCCTTCCCGGGCCAGGTGGGCGGCGTAGAAATGGGCCAGGCCGTGCATGCCGGCTTTCGAGGCGGCGTAGTGGGGGCCGACGATGCCGCCGCGCTGGGCGGCCACGGAGGAGATGAAGATCAGGCGCCCGAAGCCCCGGCGGCGCATGTCCGGCAGCACGGCCTGGGCGCAGTAAAACGCCGAGCAGAGGTTGACGGACAGGGCGGCGGCGAAATCCTCGCCCGTGACGGCGTCGATGCTTCGCGGGCTGGCCACCCCGGCGTTGGCCACCAGGATGTCCGCCGGGCCGAGGGTTTCGCGCACGGCCGCGGCCAGGCGCGCCACCTCCGACTCCACGGACACGTCGGCCCCCAAGGCCAGGGCGCGCCGGCCCAGGGCCGTTACGGCCTTGACCACCTCTCGGGCGGCCTCGGCCTGGCCGCGGTAGCCCACGGCCACGTCCGCCCCGCGCCGGGCCAGGGCCAGGGCGACACCCCGGCCGATGCCCCGGCTGGCCCCGGTGACCAGGGCGACTTTCCCGGAAAGGGGCGTTTCCCCTGACATGGCGCACCTCCCGCGTCAGCCTTCGTGGCGCAAGCCCCGAAGGACGGCTTGGCCCTATACGCTTAACACCTTCCAGCCGTCTTTCAAATAACGGGTCATGGCTTCGCCCGTATAGAGCACCGTGATGCCGAGGCCGGCCAAGGCTTCGGCCACGCCGTAGCGCTCGGCGCAGGCCCGGCAGGCGAAGACCTCGACACCGGCGCCCTGGCAGTCGGCCACCTCTTCCTGAAGCTCCGGGTCCCCGGCCAGGACTTCGGCCGAAGGGCCCCAGACGAGCAGGTGCACCCGCTCCCACCAGCCCTTGAGCCGGGAGTTTCTGGCGTACATCAGCGCCATGTTGCGGGCGGCCTCGGGGTCGCGGCTCACCCACAACACCACCAGGCCGACGGCCGCCTCGGTATCCGTGGTCATGCGACATCTCCTCGTTGCGGGCGGCCGCCGGCCGGGGGACGGACCGGCGGCCGGCAAGCGGCGGGCGAGCCGTCCCGCCGCAACGGTCAGCCGTGGAGCTTTTGCAGCACCCAGGCCATGTTCTTGCCCAGGTTGTCCATGGTCAGCATGCCTTCGTCGTCCTTTTCCACATCGCCGGGCTCCAGGCCATGGCCGAGGTTCCAGTAGCTCGAACCGGGCACCACCACCTGGTTGATGAAGTAGAAGTGGTTGATGGAATTGAAGACGTGGATGGCCCCGCCGCGCCGCACGGCGACCACGGCCGCGCCGACCTTGCGGGCCAGGGCGTAGCCGTTGGCCAGGGCGACCATGCCGGCCCGGTCGATGATGGACTTGATGTTGGAGGTCACGTTGGCGAAGTAGGTGGGCGAGCCGATGAGCAGGCCGTCGGCGGCCACCATCTTGTCCATGATCTCGTTTAACATGTCGTTTTTGACCGCGCAGTGGCCGTCCTTTTTCTCCCAGCACTGCATGCAGGCGATGCAGCCGTGGATGGACTTCCCGTGCAACTGGAGCAGTTCCGTTTCGATGCCGGCGGCCTCGATGGGGGCCAGGGCTTTTCGCAGCATGGCGGCGGTGTTGCCGTCCTTTCGCGCGCTGCCGTTTATGGCCAGGACTTTCATGCGGTGTCTCCCTTTTTGCGTTTCTTGCCCACGCTCCAGGCGTCGGCCGGGCTGTCGCCCAGGGTCCAGTAGCGGTTGTCGGGCATGGTGAGCAAAAGCGGTTTGTATTTTTCCACGTCCGGCTCGCCGTTGGTGAGCGCTTCCCCGTCGGCCCAGCCGGCGACGATCTCGCCGATGAAAAAGGCGTGCTGGGGCAGTTCCACGATCTGGGCCAGGGTCATTTCCAGGCACAGCGGACACTGCCGGATCATGGGCGCGCCCGCGGTCTCGCCGAAAAAGACGTCGAACAGCGCCGACTTGTCCACGTTGCGCCCGGAAACCAGGCCGCAATAGTCGGTCAGCTCCACCAGCTCCGGGCCGGGCAGGCACAGGGAAAAGGCGCCCGTCTCCCGGATGGCCTGGCCCGTCAGCTGGCGGCGGTTGATGGACACGCCGATCAAGGGCGGCTTGTGCCCCACCCGCGTCACCCAGGCGGCGGCCATGAAGTTGGCCCGCCCCTGCGCCATGGCCCCGACCAGGGTCACGGGCATGGGCGGGAAGACTTCCGGATCGAGGCGGACCTTGTCCATTTACTTGAGCTCCTTGCCGATGGAGAACCCCAGCCCCAGATCCGGGCCGATGCCGTAGTAGTGCCGGTCCTCGGGGGCGTAGAGGATGGGGCTTATGGCCACGGGATCGGGCTTGCCGTCCTTCAGGCAGGCTTCATCCACCTTCACGTCCAGGACCTCGCCCACGAACATGGTGTGCATGCCGAGGTCCTGGATGTGGACCACCTTGCATTCGAGCACCAGCGGGCACTGCTCCACGTAGGGCGCGTCCACGAGCGCGCTTTTCACGGCCGTCAGCCCGCAGGCCGCGAACTTGTCGTGGTCGCGGCCCGAGGTGATGCCGCAGTAGTCCACCTTGGCCACGTCCCCGGCCGAGGCGATGTTCACGGTATAGGCCTTGCGCTCCATGATGGCGGCGTAGGAGTGCCGGGGTTTTTGCAGGGACACGGTCACGCACACCGGCTTGGAACAGCAGATGCCGCCCCAGGCGGCCGTCATGAGGTTGGGCTTGCCGTCCGGGCCATAGGTGCCGATGAGCCAGGCCGGGGTGGGCAGGGCCAGGGTCTTGGGGCCAAGGGAAACTTTCGCCATGTCACTTCACTCCTTTGGCGGCCTGATAGGCCGGATGGTCCCGTCCGACCCGCCAGCAGGGGGCCACGGGTTCGCCGAGCGAGAAATACCAGCCGCTGGAATAATCGAACAGCAGCGGCCGGACCTTTTCCAGATCGACCTTGCCCTCGCGCAGGCAGCCCTCGTCCACGTGGCTGGCCACGAGTTCGCCCACGAACACCTCGTGGGCCGGCAGGTCCAGGACGTCGTGGAGCTTGAGCTCCATGTTGACCGGGCACTCCCGGATCAGGGGCGCGTTGCCCAGGCGTCCGTAAAAGACGTCGAAGACGCCCGACTTGTCCACGTCCCGGCCGGAGACGATGCCCACGTAGTCGGTGACAACGGCCATGGACGCGCGCGGCAGGCAGATGGAGAAGCTCCCGGACTGCCGGATGCCCTTGGCCGTGTGCCGGAACTTCTTGAGGCTCACGGTCAGGTACTGGGGCGGGGCGTTGTTGAGGATACCGACGTGGGCGATGGCCAGGAAGTTGGGCCGGCCGTCGACCACGGCCCCGACGATGGTCGCGGGCATGGGGTAGAGGGCGCAGCGCGCGCCGATATCGTGGTGCATGGCCGGCCCGCTACCAGGTGTCGCGGTGGATGCGCTCGGGCTTGAAGCGGTCGACGCGCTTGAATTCCTGGGCCGGGTGGCCGATGACCACCAGGGCGTGGGCCTTGACGCCTTCGGGCAGGGACAGCAGCCTGCCCAGGCCTTCCATGCGTTCGGGCCGGGGGTAGATGCCGCACCAGACCGTGCCCAGTCCCAGCCCCCGGGCGGCCAGCAGCAGGTTTTGCACCGCCGCCGAGCAGTCGAGGGTCCAGTAGCCGAAGCCCGGGTACTTTTCCTGGGCCAGCTCCGCCGCCACGGCGATGGCCATGGGCGCCTGGCGGACCATGGCCGCGTGGGCATGGATGGCCGGGATGGCGTCGAGGATCGCCCGGTCGGTCACGACCACGAAATGCCAGGGTTGGGCGTTGCCGGCGCTCGGCGCGGTCATGGCCGCCCGCAGCACGACGTCGAGGTCGGCCTCGGACACCGGCTCGTTGGTGAAGGCGCGGATGCTGCGCCGGGTGTGGATGGCTTCCAGAAGATCCATGGGGCCTCCTTTACGGTTTCCGCTTTACGCTTTGGGGAAATTCTGCCAGTATGACCAAAAAGGCAAGAAGGCACAAAAAAGTTCTGTAGTACCTTTTTGGATACTAGGAGGCTTTCCATGAGTACACCAGGGATACCGTGCGGTCGCAGACGGTGTCGCGGCAAGGAATATTCGTGCAGCATGGAACTGTCGCTGGCCGTGATCGGCGGCAAGTGGAAGCCGCTGATCCTGTGGCATTTGCGCGACGTGGTCACCTTGCGCTTTTCGGCCCTGCGCCGGACCATGCCGAGCATCACCCAGAAGATGCTGACCCAGCAGTTGCGGGAACTCGAATCCGACGGGCTGATCACGCGTACGGTCTATGCCGAGGTGCCGCCGCGCGTGGAGTACGGGCTGACCGAATCGGGCCGGGACATCATCCCCATCCTGGAGGCCCTGTGCCGCTTCGGCCGGCAGTTCGAGGCCCGTTTCGGGGTGGAGGACGCCGACGCGCCGGCCGGCCGGCCGGCGCAGGCGGGGGAAAGCCCCGAAATCGAGGACGAGGAGGCGGCGCCCGGCCGGTGGGTGGCGCGCTAGGGGATCGCGACCGGGCCGGTGTATCGTTTCTATCCAATTTCATCCCGATACCGTATGAATTTTGTCCGGGCCGTCCCGCGTCGCGCGGGGCGGCCGGTGTTGGTCGGCCGGCCGGACGGGCTGGCCGCCGGTTCGCGCGTTCGCTCGAAATCATAGTATTTCGGTCTGTTTCGCAGGGTCGCCAAGGGCATTC from Solidesulfovibrio sp. includes:
- a CDS encoding flavin reductase family protein yields the protein MDKVRLDPEVFPPMPVTLVGAMAQGRANFMAAAWVTRVGHKPPLIGVSINRRQLTGQAIRETGAFSLCLPGPELVELTDYCGLVSGRNVDKSALFDVFFGETAGAPMIRQCPLCLEMTLAQIVELPQHAFFIGEIVAGWADGEALTNGEPDVEKYKPLLLTMPDNRYWTLGDSPADAWSVGKKRKKGDTA
- a CDS encoding SpoIIE family protein phosphatase, with the translated sequence MLRMAVGHAKCLDADCAARGAAASCRDQLGGAPPVGLLLFTGVGYDHNAILDVIEDVFPGVPLVGATSAGEMSAAAGVSDDSVLLVAFAGDGIGCLTGVARDFAAPGADPRRQAREAFEAVRGGLPGEVALGLAFPDGGRGGAQEFGQELAAAIGPKALLFGGLAGRHLADRRPLRQFFGREICIHAAPFLLLTGDIPVAFRLSRGWRPVGGLSRVTGVEGTVVHRIGEGTALDFYRHYLGPHAEPATELPLAIACEKHKDFILRAPAFYSEGDGSIQFPAGVPEGAMVQLAQADRPEMLADIREMAKSLGKEAAFGFTPAGALLFSCSTRKDILGTKAEEEITQLAAALPPGTPLAGFSCHGELSAAAPGLPLHLQSGSLVTVVLGGEPARAALPLGDGLPCPAGEVESLEREIRSLSRALARANASRERLEAQKDRSQALMRVINREINEARLEIQRKNELLRQALALAEEVQRNLLPQAAPGLPGFDIAGLSLYSDETGGDYFDFIHEPNEDKNRFGVIIGDVTGHGIAAALLMTTARAFLRMRSFQPGSLAAVIDDVNKLLCADLADSGRFMTLFYLAIDTEKKRLHWVRAGHDPIILYDAATGLAQDIPDKGGPPLGIVTEARYAENSAEGMKPGQVALLATDGLWEARNAAGEMFGKDRVRALLGRHHGEPAAALVDAVLAGLREFLGDAQPEDDVTLVAIKVLPDEEGTA
- a CDS encoding flavin reductase family protein, translated to MHHDIGARCALYPMPATIVGAVVDGRPNFLAIAHVGILNNAPPQYLTVSLKKFRHTAKGIRQSGSFSICLPRASMAVVTDYVGIVSGRDVDKSGVFDVFYGRLGNAPLIRECPVNMELKLHDVLDLPAHEVFVGELVASHVDEGCLREGKVDLEKVRPLLFDYSSGWYFSLGEPVAPCWRVGRDHPAYQAAKGVK
- a CDS encoding nitroreductase family protein, with product MDLLEAIHTRRSIRAFTNEPVSEADLDVVLRAAMTAPSAGNAQPWHFVVVTDRAILDAIPAIHAHAAMVRQAPMAIAVAAELAQEKYPGFGYWTLDCSAAVQNLLLAARGLGLGTVWCGIYPRPERMEGLGRLLSLPEGVKAHALVVIGHPAQEFKRVDRFKPERIHRDTW
- a CDS encoding flavin reductase family protein, which codes for MAKVSLGPKTLALPTPAWLIGTYGPDGKPNLMTAAWGGICCSKPVCVTVSLQKPRHSYAAIMERKAYTVNIASAGDVAKVDYCGITSGRDHDKFAACGLTAVKSALVDAPYVEQCPLVLECKVVHIQDLGMHTMFVGEVLDVKVDEACLKDGKPDPVAISPILYAPEDRHYYGIGPDLGLGFSIGKELK
- a CDS encoding SDR family NAD(P)-dependent oxidoreductase, producing MSGETPLSGKVALVTGASRGIGRGVALALARRGADVAVGYRGQAEAAREVVKAVTALGRRALALGADVSVESEVARLAAAVRETLGPADILVANAGVASPRSIDAVTGEDFAAALSVNLCSAFYCAQAVLPDMRRRGFGRLIFISSVAAQRGGIVGPHYAASKAGMHGLAHFYAAHLAREGITANVVAPALIATDMVSQNPVAKPDFLPVGRFGTVEETAAMVVALAENGYVTGQTVSVNGGWYMT
- a CDS encoding YceI family protein; translation: MRYLPATILLAGLLWAPCTAQAQAPNSLLLGSPAQATEPADKPAEAAGPVVDGATLDPAHTSAVFWIRHVIAPVAGRFDAVAGSVDIPPGNPAKGRVAFTVQTKSVDTGVAARDKHLNTPDFLDTAAYPEMRFASERVSPLRRNLYAVTGKLTIKDVTKTVTIPVRYLGTKPHPMMPCVDASGYEAVYSLNRLEYHVGTGKFFKMGAVGDTVDMRLAGETLRKRPGCVEGK
- a CDS encoding flavodoxin family protein, which translates into the protein MKVLAINGSARKDGNTAAMLRKALAPIEAAGIETELLQLHGKSIHGCIACMQCWEKKDGHCAVKNDMLNEIMDKMVAADGLLIGSPTYFANVTSNIKSIIDRAGMVALANGYALARKVGAAVVAVRRGGAIHVFNSINHFYFINQVVVPGSSYWNLGHGLEPGDVEKDDEGMLTMDNLGKNMAWVLQKLHG
- a CDS encoding DsrE family protein; its protein translation is MTTDTEAAVGLVVLWVSRDPEAARNMALMYARNSRLKGWWERVHLLVWGPSAEVLAGDPELQEEVADCQGAGVEVFACRACAERYGVAEALAGLGITVLYTGEAMTRYLKDGWKVLSV
- a CDS encoding helix-turn-helix domain-containing protein is translated as MSTPGIPCGRRRCRGKEYSCSMELSLAVIGGKWKPLILWHLRDVVTLRFSALRRTMPSITQKMLTQQLRELESDGLITRTVYAEVPPRVEYGLTESGRDIIPILEALCRFGRQFEARFGVEDADAPAGRPAQAGESPEIEDEEAAPGRWVAR
- a CDS encoding nitroreductase family protein, with amino-acid sequence MDFKAVMAARRAVNFFDPDRDVPQADLEAILETAVRAPSSFNLQPWKVAVLRDPARKARLRELAWNQPKVTEAPVVLLFLADRQAWAMYEPSFERQFSYLMESGRYKPEERAAFAGAVESLYGGTPEKSLAFAVKNTAFLAMTVMYAAADAGYVTHPMDGFDHDGVRAAFGIPDRFWIPLLMAVGHLKPGATVAPPKWRFAPDDILYTLPE
- a CDS encoding aconitate hydratase; translated protein: MSLNLTQKIIKDHLVAGEMTPGSEIALRIDQTLTQDATGTMAYLQFEAIGLPRVRTELSVSYVDHNTLQMGFRNPDDHAYLRTVAAKYGIIFSPPGTGICHQLHLENFAKPGKTLVGSDSHTPTAGGVGAMAMGAGGLSVALAMAGEAYVIAMPKVVKVNLTGRLTGWATAKDVILKLLGLLTVKGGVGKVIEYAGEGVATLSVPERAVITNMGAELGATTSIFPSDAATKAFLTAMGRPGDFTELAADPDATYDEVVEIDLATLVPMAAAPHMPDRAVTIAELAGMKVDQSCIGSCTNSSFADLMAVADILSGKRIDPATDLLIAPGSKQVLKMLSARGRIDALLDAGARLLECACGPCIGMGGSPVSGGVSARTFNRNFEGRSGTQDAKVYLVSPQTAAMAALNGAFTDPAGWGEAPAKAELPADAPSIRSLFLYPPADGADVDIQRGPNIAPLPPFTPLPATIEAQVALKVGDDITTDHILPAGAQITALRSNIPAISEYIFSRVDAEFVPRIKKLGKGVILGGENYGQGSSREHAALGPRYLGVAAVVAKSLARIHRANLVNFGILPLLLADPADYDRIPAGASIRLETGAIAPGGTTSMTVDGLGAIAVKNDLTAQELEIIRAGGLLNRVRSARA